Genomic DNA from Methanobacterium sp. Maddingley MBC34:
ATGTACTGTACGACTTGATCAAGAACCATGGCCCTATGTAGGGTGTTAAAATATTTAAATTTATCTTAACATGTCCCCAAACATTTCATCCTCTTTAAAACGGGATACGAGTCTGATAAAATGGAGATATTAAAATATTCTTGGAAATAATCAGAGCAGAAAATCAAAATAATACTGAAGGATAATAAAAAGGATAATAAAATATTCTTTAAATTCTTCTGATCTTCTTGTTAATAACTTCTTTAAGTATAAGGGGCAATGGTGTTCGATCTCCGAAAACATTGGTCTTCCCAGAAAGAATACCCTTTATTATACCATCCACTGAGAAGTCTGCTTCCACTTCGGTGACACAACTACCAATGGCCCCTAAAAAGTGCGCATCACTGGCACCGATCTGGGGGATGTTCCTTTCTTTAGCCATGTTCTTAGCTCGCCAGTTGGAATATCCAAATATGTATCGAGAATTGAGGGTTTCCATGGCATCCACATCCACAAATTTCACATTGGTGAACAGTCCTTCCCGGTAAGTTACGAATGGGTGGGCTGCCACTGCAATCCCTCCCTGAATACGTATGAGTTCCACTGTTTCCTCCGGGGAGATTCCTTTTGGTATTTCTTCACTGATACCCAGGGCCACAATGTGTCCCTTGCTGGTGGAAACTTCCATGGCAGGGATGATTACCAGATCATCCATTCTGCCAAAATCTTTTAAAGCAATCTCAGAACCCCTAAGAGTGTTATGATCAGCAATTGCAATTGCATCCAGACCAATTTTGCGAGAATGCTTAATAATATCCTTCACCGTAACGGTGGAGTCTCCAGAACAGGTACTGTGAATGTGAGGGTCAATGATCATCAATATCACTTGTCCTTTATTTATCCCTATTTTAATTTAATAGATTTTATCAGTCCCGCTGGTCCGGTCATCATCACGTCGCCCCCTGGAGCGGCGTTGTGCACATTTAAATCTGTCTCAGCCAGTATGGCACGCTTTGGCCCAGTGGCCACCACATATTCATAGGAGTCTATTGCATCCACCACCCATGCCCCGTGACCATGTTCATCATGAACCTCCTCATGAGTGATAGTACCTTCAGATAATCGTTTCACAAGTTCTTCTATTCGTTTAGGAGTTAAAATACCAGTATGATGCTCGAAAACTCCGTGAATCTTCCCATCCATAAAAGATGCCGCCAGTGTATGCCCGTTGCCTACATCAATGGCCACATACTTATCCATTTCACTTACAAGAGGATCTATAGTTGCTCCACAAATTGAAGCAAATTTAGAGTCCATTATAAGCGGTTCGTAACCTTTTAAGGTTCTAAAAACCCCCTGCATACGGGTGAAATATTCTGGGGCTTCCCCCTGGTAGGCAAACTCTTCAGGTGCCCGTGGAATGTCAAGTTTTTCCCTTATCTTCTGAAAACGGAAGTTCCGGTCACCAGTTCCTGCCTGGTAACCATGATCTTGCACTGCCACCCCAATACGATCGAAGTCAAGTTCCACATCAAAATTTAATAAAGCATCCCGGATTGCATTTAAATCAACATCTTTAAGCTCTAATTCTGGGATTTCAGGATGTTTTTCCCTATCTGAGATAATTTCCACTCCGGTAGACCTTACCCGTTCCAAGTCATCCCGGACTGTTCTGGCTGAATTCTCGGTCATGACCACCCGATAACC
This window encodes:
- a CDS encoding hypothetical protein (PFAM: Putative pyruvate format-lyase activating enzyme (DUF1786)) encodes the protein MKILAIDVGTGTQDIMLYDSYDSMENAVKMVLPSPTQIMANRIKKHHNDLFLSGDTMGGGPVNKAIKNHLDKGYRVVMTENSARTVRDDLERVRSTGVEIISDREKHPEIPELELKDVDLNAIRDALLNFDVELDFDRIGVAVQDHGYQAGTGDRNFRFQKIREKLDIPRAPEEFAYQGEAPEYFTRMQGVFRTLKGYEPLIMDSKFASICGATIDPLVSEMDKYVAIDVGNGHTLAASFMDGKIHGVFEHHTGILTPKRIEELVKRLSEGTITHEEVHDEHGHGAWVVDAIDSYEYVVATGPKRAILAETDLNVHNAAPGGDVMMTGPAGLIKSIKLK
- a CDS encoding putative metal-dependent phosphoesterase, PHP family (PFAM: PHP domain) produces the protein MIIDPHIHSTCSGDSTVTVKDIIKHSRKIGLDAIAIADHNTLRGSEIALKDFGRMDDLVIIPAMEVSTSKGHIVALGISEEIPKGISPEETVELIRIQGGIAVAAHPFVTYREGLFTNVKFVDVDAMETLNSRYIFGYSNWRAKNMAKERNIPQIGASDAHFLGAIGSCVTEVEADFSVDGIIKGILSGKTNVFGDRTPLPLILKEVINKKIRRI